The Mycolicibacterium smegmatis genome has a window encoding:
- the recD gene encoding exodeoxyribonuclease V subunit alpha, with protein MSLLEAFAEILEPADVHVAQRLTALAGEPDASVELAVALAVRALRGGSVCVDLRSVAGQVELPDLPWPDPDAWLAALAASPLLGAPPVLRLFGDLLYLDRYWLEEQQVCDDVLALVSVRPGGAVPDVSRLFGAGFEEQREAAKVALSQGLTVLTGGPGTGKTTTVARLLALLAEQAALAGKPSPRIALAAPTGKAAARLQEAVQLEIDQLDLIERRRLTGLHATTLHRLLGPRPDTSSRFRHHRANRLPHDVIVVDETSMVSLTMMARLLEAVRPQTRLVLVGDPDQLASVEAGAVLADLVEGLGSRGVAELKTSHRFGESIGALASAIRTGDADAALAVLAAGGEHIEWVHEDPVEQLREVVVPHAMRLRQAAILGDQREALATLDEHRLLCAHRRGPAGVDHWNRQVQRWLGEETGEPLWGSWYVGRPILVTANDYGLKLYNGDTGVVVATPDGMRAVIGDAGTFATGRLTDVETMHAMTIHKSQGSQADEVTVLLPSEDSRLLTRELFYTAVTRAKTRVRVVGAEAEVRAAIERQAVRATGLRKRLRPAGV; from the coding sequence GTGAGCCTGCTCGAAGCGTTCGCCGAGATCCTCGAACCCGCCGATGTGCATGTGGCGCAACGGCTGACCGCGCTGGCCGGTGAGCCGGACGCATCGGTCGAGCTCGCGGTCGCCCTCGCGGTGCGCGCGCTGCGCGGCGGTTCGGTGTGTGTGGACCTGCGGTCGGTGGCCGGGCAGGTCGAGTTACCGGATCTGCCGTGGCCGGATCCCGATGCGTGGCTGGCGGCGCTGGCGGCCAGTCCCCTGCTCGGTGCGCCACCCGTGCTGCGCCTGTTCGGCGATCTGCTGTATCTGGACCGCTACTGGCTCGAAGAGCAGCAGGTGTGCGACGACGTGCTGGCGTTGGTGTCGGTACGGCCCGGCGGTGCGGTGCCGGATGTGTCGAGACTGTTCGGCGCGGGCTTCGAGGAGCAGCGTGAGGCGGCGAAGGTGGCACTCTCACAAGGCCTGACGGTGTTGACGGGTGGGCCGGGCACCGGCAAGACGACCACCGTGGCACGGCTGTTGGCGCTGCTGGCCGAGCAGGCCGCGCTCGCGGGGAAACCGTCGCCGCGCATCGCGTTGGCGGCCCCGACGGGTAAGGCGGCCGCGCGGTTGCAGGAGGCCGTGCAGCTCGAAATCGATCAGCTCGACCTCATCGAGCGCAGGCGGTTGACCGGGCTGCACGCCACCACGCTGCACCGGCTGCTCGGTCCGCGGCCCGATACGTCGTCGCGGTTCCGTCATCACCGCGCCAACCGGTTGCCGCACGACGTGATCGTCGTCGACGAGACGTCGATGGTGTCGCTGACCATGATGGCGCGGTTGTTGGAGGCCGTGCGCCCGCAGACACGGCTGGTGCTCGTCGGCGATCCCGATCAGTTGGCGTCGGTCGAGGCCGGCGCGGTGCTGGCGGACCTGGTCGAGGGTCTTGGTTCGCGCGGTGTCGCGGAGCTGAAGACGTCGCACCGGTTCGGTGAGTCGATCGGCGCGCTGGCGTCGGCCATCCGCACGGGTGACGCCGACGCAGCCCTGGCGGTTCTCGCGGCCGGTGGTGAGCACATCGAGTGGGTGCACGAGGATCCGGTCGAGCAGTTGCGCGAAGTGGTGGTGCCGCACGCGATGCGGTTGCGTCAGGCCGCGATCCTCGGTGACCAGCGTGAGGCGCTCGCGACGCTCGACGAGCACCGGTTGTTGTGCGCGCACCGACGGGGGCCGGCCGGCGTCGACCACTGGAACCGGCAGGTGCAGCGCTGGCTCGGTGAGGAAACCGGTGAACCCCTGTGGGGTTCGTGGTACGTCGGGCGTCCGATCCTGGTGACCGCCAACGACTATGGGCTCAAGCTCTACAACGGGGACACCGGCGTCGTCGTCGCCACACCGGACGGGATGCGGGCTGTGATCGGCGATGCGGGAACGTTCGCGACGGGTCGCCTCACCGACGTCGAGACCATGCACGCCATGACGATCCACAAGTCGCAGGGCAGCCAGGCCGACGAGGTGACGGTGCTGCTGCCGTCGGAGGATTCGCGGTTGTTGACGCGGGAGTTGTTCTACACCGCGGTCACCCGCGCCAAGACGCGGGTGCGCGTCGTGGGCGCGGAAGCGGAAGTGCGCGCTGCGATAGAACGGCAGGCGGTGCGCGCCACCGGACTACGCAAGCGGCTACGGCCGGCGGGGGTTTAG
- the recB gene encoding exodeoxyribonuclease V subunit beta codes for MKVFDLLGPLPAPNTTTVLEASAGTGKTFALAGLVTRFVAEGVATLDQMLLITFGRAASQELRERVRAQIVAALVALDAPSRACNDLEEYLVATDRQARRLRLRDALAGFDAATIATTHQFCQIVLKSLGVAGDSDAGVTLVESLDDLVSEIVDDLYLAHFGGQKDDPELSYPEALELARMVVGNPATELRPREPDPDSPAAVRLKFARDVLAELEIRKRRRGVLGYDDLLTRLADALEPEDSPARVRMQQRWPIVMVDEFQDTDPVQWQVIERAFSGRSTLVLIGDPKQAIYAFRGGDIATYLRAAATAGDKQTLGTNWRSDRALVDRLQAVLRGAELGGPDIVVHDVQAHHQGHRLVGAPRNDPFRLRVVPRKPGNNRVIPIDQLRRHIGRDLAADIGALLASGATWCDEPVQAKDIAVITETHKDARACHSALLAAGIPAVYTGDSDVFTSEAAEDWLYLLEAFDQPHRPGLVRAAAATMFFGETAETLAAGGDALTDRVADTLREWAGHARERGVAAIFEAAQLAGMGKRVLSWQGGERLMTDLAHMTQLLQDTAHRDGFGLAALRDWLRTQRSEKGGESERNRRLDSDAAAVQIMTVWVSKGLQFPIVYLPFAFNRHVPEPDIVLFHDDGQRCLHVGGPDPAVARAGRTEAAGDDSRLTYVALTRAQSQVVAWWAPSYGEPNGGLSRLLRGRAPGEATVPEKCSPPKISDEDALERLRAWEAAGGPVIEESVIGAVNPMPPEPAPDDLAARKFLRAIDMAWKRTSYSGLLRAAEAAGVGVSSEPEVTERDDEFDNIPVVAPAEGADVPSPMAHLPTGAAFGSLVHAVLETADPLAADLTAELATHIDAHAQHWPVEVETPELAAALVPMHDTPLGPLAPGLTLRQIGLRDRLCELDFEFPMAGGDLRGGRFARLSDVGELLREYLPADDPLAVYAERLGTGILGVQPLRGYLSGSVDAVLRVGEKFVIVDYKTNWLGTGDGTLTAADYGRRRMVEAMLHSDYPLQALLYAVVLHRYLGWRLPGYDPATHLGGVLYLFVRGMCGPATPVVDGHPAGVFSWEPPAELVVALSKLLDAEAS; via the coding sequence ATGAAGGTTTTCGATCTGCTCGGCCCGCTGCCCGCACCGAACACCACCACGGTGCTGGAGGCCAGCGCGGGCACCGGCAAGACGTTCGCGCTCGCCGGTCTGGTCACGCGTTTCGTCGCCGAGGGCGTCGCGACGCTCGACCAGATGCTGCTCATCACGTTCGGCCGCGCCGCCAGCCAGGAACTGCGCGAGCGCGTACGCGCCCAGATCGTCGCCGCGCTCGTCGCGTTGGACGCCCCGTCGCGCGCCTGCAACGACCTGGAGGAATACCTCGTCGCAACCGATCGACAGGCACGGCGCCTGCGTCTGCGTGACGCGCTGGCCGGGTTCGACGCCGCCACCATCGCGACCACGCACCAGTTCTGCCAGATCGTGCTGAAATCCCTTGGCGTGGCTGGGGACTCCGACGCCGGGGTGACCCTCGTGGAAAGCCTCGACGACCTGGTGTCCGAGATCGTCGACGATCTGTATCTCGCGCACTTCGGCGGGCAGAAGGACGATCCCGAGCTCAGCTATCCCGAGGCGCTCGAGCTCGCGCGCATGGTCGTCGGCAATCCGGCCACCGAGCTACGCCCGCGCGAACCGGATCCCGATTCCCCCGCCGCGGTGCGGCTCAAGTTCGCGCGGGATGTGCTCGCCGAGTTGGAGATCCGCAAGCGCCGCCGTGGTGTGCTGGGTTACGACGATCTGCTGACACGACTTGCCGACGCGCTGGAACCCGAGGACTCCCCGGCGCGGGTGCGCATGCAACAGCGCTGGCCGATCGTGATGGTCGACGAGTTCCAGGACACCGATCCCGTGCAGTGGCAGGTGATCGAGCGCGCGTTCTCGGGGCGGTCGACACTGGTGCTCATCGGTGACCCCAAGCAGGCGATCTACGCGTTCCGCGGTGGTGACATCGCGACGTATCTGCGGGCCGCCGCGACGGCCGGTGACAAGCAGACGCTGGGCACCAACTGGCGCAGCGACCGCGCGCTGGTCGACCGCCTGCAGGCCGTGCTGCGGGGTGCCGAACTCGGCGGACCCGACATCGTGGTGCACGACGTGCAGGCTCATCACCAGGGGCACCGTCTGGTCGGCGCACCGCGCAACGACCCGTTCCGGTTGCGTGTGGTGCCGCGAAAGCCGGGCAACAACAGGGTGATCCCGATCGATCAGCTGCGCCGCCACATCGGCCGCGATCTGGCCGCCGACATCGGGGCGCTGCTGGCGAGCGGCGCGACGTGGTGCGACGAACCGGTGCAGGCGAAGGACATCGCGGTGATCACCGAGACCCACAAGGACGCCAGGGCCTGTCACTCGGCGCTGCTCGCGGCGGGCATACCCGCGGTGTACACCGGGGATTCGGATGTGTTCACCTCCGAGGCCGCCGAGGACTGGCTGTACCTGCTCGAGGCGTTCGACCAACCGCACCGGCCGGGTCTGGTGCGCGCCGCGGCCGCCACCATGTTCTTCGGTGAGACCGCGGAAACCCTTGCCGCAGGCGGTGATGCGCTCACCGACCGGGTGGCCGACACGCTGCGTGAATGGGCCGGGCACGCCCGCGAGCGCGGTGTCGCCGCGATCTTCGAGGCCGCGCAACTCGCCGGTATGGGCAAGCGTGTGCTGTCGTGGCAGGGCGGTGAGCGGTTGATGACCGACCTCGCCCACATGACCCAGTTGCTGCAGGACACCGCGCACCGCGACGGCTTCGGGCTGGCCGCGCTGCGCGACTGGCTGCGCACGCAGCGCTCGGAGAAGGGCGGCGAATCGGAACGCAACCGTCGTCTCGACAGCGATGCGGCGGCCGTGCAGATCATGACCGTGTGGGTGAGCAAGGGGCTGCAGTTCCCCATCGTCTACCTGCCGTTCGCGTTCAATCGCCATGTGCCCGAACCGGATATCGTGCTGTTCCACGACGACGGGCAGCGTTGCCTGCATGTCGGCGGGCCCGATCCGGCGGTCGCCCGTGCCGGGCGCACCGAGGCCGCAGGCGACGACAGCCGGCTCACCTACGTCGCGCTCACCCGCGCCCAATCGCAGGTGGTCGCGTGGTGGGCGCCGTCGTACGGCGAACCCAACGGCGGCCTGTCGCGGCTTTTGCGCGGCCGCGCGCCCGGGGAGGCGACCGTCCCCGAGAAGTGTTCGCCACCCAAGATCTCGGATGAGGATGCGCTGGAACGATTGCGGGCGTGGGAGGCAGCCGGTGGGCCGGTTATCGAGGAATCGGTGATCGGTGCGGTCAACCCGATGCCACCGGAACCCGCGCCCGATGATCTGGCGGCCCGCAAGTTTTTGCGGGCGATCGACATGGCGTGGAAGCGCACGTCCTATTCGGGGCTGTTGCGTGCGGCCGAGGCCGCGGGTGTCGGGGTGTCGAGCGAACCCGAGGTCACCGAACGCGACGACGAGTTCGACAACATTCCCGTGGTCGCCCCGGCCGAGGGTGCCGACGTGCCCTCTCCCATGGCGCACCTGCCGACGGGTGCGGCGTTCGGTTCGCTCGTCCACGCCGTGCTGGAGACCGCCGATCCGCTCGCCGCGGATCTGACCGCCGAACTCGCGACGCACATCGACGCCCATGCCCAGCACTGGCCGGTCGAGGTCGAGACGCCAGAGCTCGCCGCCGCGCTCGTGCCCATGCACGACACCCCGCTGGGGCCGTTGGCGCCGGGCCTCACGTTGCGGCAGATCGGACTGCGTGACCGGTTGTGCGAGTTGGACTTCGAGTTCCCGATGGCCGGTGGAGATCTGCGTGGTGGGCGGTTCGCGCGGTTGTCGGATGTCGGTGAACTGCTGCGCGAGTACCTGCCCGCCGACGATCCGCTGGCGGTGTATGCCGAGCGGTTGGGCACGGGCATCCTCGGAGTGCAACCGCTGCGCGGGTATCTGTCCGGGTCGGTCGACGCGGTGCTGCGGGTCGGCGAAAAGTTCGTCATCGTCGACTACAAGACCAACTGGCTCGGCACCGGCGACGGCACGCTGACCGCGGCCGACTACGGGCGCCGCCGCATGGTCGAGGCCATGCTGCATTCTGACTATCCCCTGCAGGCGCTGCTGTATGCAGTTGTGCTGCACCGGTATCTGGGCTGGCGGCTGCCTGGCTACGACCCGGCGACGCATCTCGGTGGTGTGCTGTACCTGTTCGTGCGTGGCATGTGCGGGCCCGCAACCCCTGTCGTCGATGGGCACCCGGCCGGGGTGTTCAGCTGGGAACCGCCGGCCGAACTGGTGGTGGCCCTGTCGAAGCTGCTGGATGCGGAGGCGTCGTGA
- the recC gene encoding exodeoxyribonuclease V subunit gamma: protein MALHLHRAERTDLLADGLAALLSDPLPDPFATELVLVPAKGVERWLSQRLSNRLGVCAAVEFRNPRSLIAELTGTADDDPWSPDAMVWPLLGVIDESLDEPWCTTLATHLGHFEMGEEYELRQGRRYAVARRLAGLFASYARQRPRLLVDWDGLPDDLAWQKPLWQALCERIDADPPHIRHAKTLVQLHESPTDLPQRLSLFGHTRLPATEVELLTALATHHDLHLWLPHPSDTLWQALSTRKGPLPRREDTSHRDVGHPLLATLGRDLREMQRLLPEPDTDEFRGRSEYPDTLLGWLQSDIAADAVRPQGRHHRREDRSIQVHSCHGPSRQIDVLREVLLGLLADDPTLEPRDILVMCPDIETYAPLITAGFGLGDVVPRTRGAHINLSAHPAHKLRVRLADRALVQTNPLLAVAAQLLALAGGRATASEVLNLAESAPVRARFGFTDDDLDAITAWTREANIRWGFDQEHRRPYGVEFLHNTWRFGIDRVLAGVAMSDDSHAWLGTTLPLDDVSSNRVELAGRFADFVEKLRRTVDQLSGTRPLHEWLDALTAGIDALALADEDWPAAQMQREFAEITARAGDTATSLRLADVRALLDRHLAGRPTRANFRTGTLTVCTMVPMRSVPHRVVCLVGLDDGVFPRLGAVDGDDALARDPMTGERDIRSEDRQLLLDAILAATQTLVITYTGANENSGQPRPPAVPLAELIDTLKITTEDSALDVLTQHPLQPFDKRNVIPGALVPGEPFTFDQTALVAARASSGERATRPAFFSDPLPPPLPDDVALEDLLNFFKDPVKGFFRALDYTLPWDVEGVSDVMPVDIDALEEWTVGDRMLSDILRGMTPAAAQQAEWRRGTLPPGQLGWRRAIALRDQCALLATEALGFRDTDGEAYDVDIDLGSGRRLTGTVSPVFGDRLVSVTYSKLGGKHLLQSWIPLLALAAGYPDRDWLAVCIGRPARGTTPRVEGLGGPDNPVELLADLVAIYDAGRREPLPLPVKTSYAWAEARHSGDDPEQKAGFRWRSGRYPGEDAEPAHVRAWGRDAWLRDLMQPLRPGEEFEGETHRLGAYSSRLWLPLLRAERPVR from the coding sequence ATGGCACTGCACCTGCATCGGGCCGAACGCACCGATCTGCTCGCTGACGGACTCGCGGCGCTGCTGTCGGATCCCCTGCCCGATCCGTTCGCGACCGAACTGGTGCTGGTCCCTGCCAAGGGCGTCGAACGCTGGCTGAGCCAGCGGTTGTCCAACCGTCTCGGGGTGTGCGCGGCGGTCGAGTTCCGCAACCCGCGCTCGCTCATCGCCGAGCTCACCGGAACCGCCGACGACGATCCGTGGTCGCCCGACGCGATGGTGTGGCCGCTGCTCGGGGTGATCGACGAGAGCCTGGACGAGCCGTGGTGCACGACGCTCGCGACGCACCTCGGCCATTTCGAGATGGGCGAGGAGTACGAGCTGCGCCAGGGCCGCCGCTACGCGGTCGCGCGACGGCTCGCGGGGCTGTTCGCGTCGTATGCCCGGCAGCGCCCGCGGCTGCTGGTCGACTGGGACGGCCTACCCGACGACCTGGCCTGGCAGAAGCCGCTGTGGCAGGCCCTGTGTGAGCGCATCGACGCCGACCCGCCCCACATCCGCCACGCCAAAACCCTTGTCCAGCTACATGAGTCGCCCACGGATCTGCCGCAGCGCCTGTCGCTGTTCGGGCATACACGCCTGCCTGCCACCGAGGTCGAATTGCTGACCGCGCTGGCCACGCATCACGATCTGCACCTGTGGCTGCCCCACCCCAGCGACACTCTCTGGCAGGCACTGTCCACGCGCAAGGGTCCGCTGCCCCGACGTGAGGACACCAGCCACCGTGACGTCGGGCATCCACTGCTGGCCACCCTGGGCCGCGACCTGCGCGAGATGCAACGTCTGCTGCCCGAGCCCGACACCGACGAATTCCGCGGCAGGTCCGAGTATCCCGACACGCTGCTGGGCTGGCTGCAGTCCGACATCGCGGCCGACGCGGTACGCCCGCAGGGCCGTCACCACCGTCGCGAGGACCGCTCGATCCAGGTGCACAGCTGCCACGGCCCGTCACGGCAGATCGATGTGCTGCGCGAGGTGCTGCTCGGCCTGCTCGCCGACGATCCCACGCTGGAACCCCGCGACATCCTCGTCATGTGTCCCGACATCGAGACCTACGCGCCGTTGATCACGGCCGGGTTCGGGCTCGGCGACGTCGTGCCGCGCACGCGAGGAGCACATATAAATCTCAGCGCGCATCCCGCGCACAAGCTGCGGGTGCGGCTGGCCGACCGCGCGCTGGTGCAGACCAATCCCCTGCTGGCGGTGGCCGCGCAACTGCTGGCGCTGGCCGGCGGCCGCGCGACCGCGAGCGAGGTGCTCAACCTGGCCGAATCCGCGCCGGTGCGGGCCCGGTTCGGATTCACCGACGACGACCTCGACGCGATCACGGCGTGGACGCGCGAGGCCAACATCCGCTGGGGTTTCGACCAGGAGCACCGCCGCCCGTACGGCGTCGAATTCCTGCACAACACCTGGCGTTTCGGCATCGACCGCGTGCTGGCCGGGGTCGCCATGTCCGACGACTCGCACGCCTGGCTGGGGACCACGCTGCCGCTCGACGACGTCAGCAGCAACCGCGTGGAGCTGGCGGGCCGGTTCGCCGATTTCGTCGAGAAGCTCCGTCGCACGGTCGATCAGCTCAGCGGCACCCGCCCGCTGCACGAGTGGCTCGACGCGCTCACCGCGGGCATCGACGCGCTGGCACTGGCCGACGAGGACTGGCCCGCAGCCCAGATGCAACGCGAGTTCGCCGAGATCACCGCACGTGCCGGCGACACCGCAACCTCGTTGCGGCTGGCGGATGTTCGCGCACTGCTGGACCGCCATCTGGCCGGGCGCCCCACGCGGGCCAACTTCCGCACCGGCACCCTCACGGTGTGCACCATGGTGCCGATGCGTTCGGTGCCGCACCGCGTGGTGTGCCTCGTGGGTCTCGACGACGGCGTGTTCCCGCGCCTGGGCGCGGTCGACGGCGACGACGCCCTCGCGCGCGACCCGATGACCGGTGAGCGTGACATCCGTTCGGAGGACCGGCAACTGCTGCTCGACGCGATCCTCGCGGCCACGCAGACACTCGTCATCACCTACACCGGCGCCAACGAGAACTCGGGGCAGCCCCGCCCGCCCGCGGTCCCGCTGGCCGAACTGATCGACACGCTCAAGATCACCACCGAAGATTCCGCACTCGACGTCCTCACACAGCATCCGTTGCAGCCCTTCGACAAACGCAACGTGATCCCCGGCGCGCTGGTGCCCGGCGAACCGTTCACGTTCGACCAGACCGCGCTCGTCGCGGCACGGGCCAGCAGCGGTGAACGCGCCACGCGGCCGGCGTTCTTCAGCGATCCGCTGCCGCCGCCGCTGCCCGACGACGTCGCACTCGAAGACTTGCTGAACTTTTTCAAGGACCCTGTCAAGGGATTCTTCCGCGCGCTCGACTACACGCTGCCGTGGGACGTCGAGGGCGTGTCCGACGTGATGCCCGTCGACATCGACGCGCTCGAGGAGTGGACGGTCGGCGACCGCATGCTCTCGGACATCCTGCGCGGCATGACCCCGGCCGCCGCGCAGCAGGCCGAGTGGCGCCGCGGCACGCTGCCGCCCGGACAGTTGGGGTGGCGCCGCGCGATCGCACTGCGCGACCAGTGCGCACTGCTGGCCACCGAAGCGCTCGGGTTCCGCGACACCGACGGTGAGGCCTATGACGTCGACATCGACCTGGGCAGTGGCCGGCGCCTCACCGGCACGGTGTCACCGGTGTTCGGTGACCGACTGGTGTCGGTGACGTACTCCAAACTCGGCGGCAAGCATCTGCTGCAGTCGTGGATTCCGTTGCTGGCGTTGGCCGCCGGGTATCCCGACCGCGACTGGCTCGCGGTGTGCATCGGGCGGCCCGCGCGGGGCACCACGCCGCGCGTCGAGGGGCTCGGCGGGCCCGACAACCCGGTCGAACTGCTGGCGGATCTGGTGGCGATCTACGACGCGGGGCGGCGCGAACCGCTGCCGCTTCCGGTCAAGACGTCGTATGCGTGGGCCGAGGCACGGCACTCCGGCGACGACCCGGAGCAGAAGGCCGGCTTCCGCTGGCGCAGCGGCCGATACCCGGGCGAGGACGCCGAACCCGCCCACGTGCGGGCATGGGGTCGCGACGCGTGGCTGCGCGACCTCATGCAACCGCTGCGCCCCGGTGAGGAGTTCGAAGGCGAAACCCACCGGCTCGGGGCATATTCGTCACGGTTGTGGCTGCCGCTGCTGCGCGCCGAAAGGCCGGTCCGATGA
- a CDS encoding MFS transporter yields MTADAPARPRNALRLMFDPVFGALFWGKIFSVVAVWTHGIVAAIVMYDATRSAVMVGMVGVAQFLPQLILSPTSGKWADVGNPARQILLGRLMCIAGSGSTAAWMALAPDLTGNAVAVPVLVGATLVGFGFVIGGPAMQSVVPNLIREGELATAMALNSIPMTIGRILGPPIGAYLAAHLGAAAGFAISAGLHVIFAVFLVLVTFPTRPKLDPDGDYRVRAALRHVWRDRPLLLALLAVSTVGFASDPSITLTPSMAEDLGGGTQLVGALSASFGVGAAVGMIVLAVLRGRIASERVSSVGLFLLTAGSALLAAATEAPVALIGFAIAGLGFGWSMTGLSTVVQERAPEELRGRIMALWLVGFLGSRPFAAALLGGAADVFNVRVAFLIAAAATFALALAARPSTMSAPIPASV; encoded by the coding sequence ATGACGGCAGACGCCCCCGCACGTCCCCGCAACGCGCTGCGCCTCATGTTCGACCCGGTGTTCGGGGCGTTGTTCTGGGGCAAGATCTTCTCGGTCGTCGCGGTGTGGACGCACGGCATCGTCGCGGCCATCGTCATGTACGACGCCACACGGTCGGCCGTCATGGTCGGCATGGTCGGCGTCGCGCAATTCCTCCCCCAGCTGATCCTGAGCCCCACCAGCGGCAAGTGGGCCGACGTGGGCAACCCGGCCCGGCAGATCCTGCTGGGCCGGCTGATGTGTATCGCGGGCTCGGGTTCGACCGCGGCATGGATGGCGCTCGCACCCGATCTGACCGGCAACGCGGTCGCGGTGCCGGTGCTGGTGGGCGCGACGCTCGTCGGCTTCGGGTTCGTCATCGGCGGCCCGGCCATGCAGTCGGTGGTGCCGAACCTGATCCGCGAGGGCGAGCTGGCAACCGCCATGGCGCTCAACAGCATTCCGATGACCATCGGCCGTATCCTCGGCCCGCCCATCGGCGCCTACCTGGCCGCCCATCTCGGCGCGGCCGCGGGCTTCGCCATCAGCGCGGGCCTGCACGTCATCTTCGCGGTCTTCCTGGTGCTGGTGACGTTCCCGACGCGGCCGAAGCTCGACCCCGACGGCGACTACCGCGTGCGCGCGGCGTTGCGCCACGTGTGGCGCGACCGCCCACTGCTGCTGGCGCTGCTCGCGGTGTCGACGGTCGGATTCGCCTCGGACCCGTCGATCACGCTGACCCCGTCGATGGCCGAGGATCTCGGCGGCGGCACCCAGTTGGTGGGCGCGCTGTCGGCGTCGTTCGGTGTGGGTGCCGCGGTCGGCATGATCGTGCTGGCCGTGCTGCGCGGACGCATCGCGTCCGAGCGCGTCTCGTCGGTCGGCCTGTTCCTGCTCACCGCGGGTTCCGCGCTGCTGGCGGCGGCCACGGAGGCGCCGGTCGCGCTGATCGGTTTCGCGATCGCAGGCTTGGGCTTCGGCTGGTCGATGACCGGCCTGAGCACCGTCGTGCAGGAGCGCGCGCCGGAAGAACTGCGCGGGCGCATCATGGCGCTGTGGCTGGTCGGGTTCCTCGGATCCCGCCCGTTCGCTGCGGCCCTGCTGGGCGGTGCGGCCGACGTGTTCAACGTGCGGGTGGCGTTCCTGATCGCCGCGGCGGCGACGTTTGCGCTCGCGCTCGCGGCCCGCCCCTCGACGATGTCCGCACCAATCCCCGCGAGTGTCTGA
- a CDS encoding MarR family winged helix-turn-helix transcriptional regulator gives MCYACLVPRYNELDELLVRVHTVRQRPGWRRRLIDDTGSVPSLSTLRVLRAVEQKEKTGQGASIGEVAEYMAVEHSTASRSVANVVAAGLLTKTLSPDDQRRCVLVLTDVGRKALSEVTGRRRQMVAETVADWPAEDVDTLVGLLERLVTDFERGVCS, from the coding sequence ATGTGCTATGCATGTTTAGTGCCGCGCTACAACGAACTCGACGAGCTCCTCGTACGCGTCCACACGGTCCGGCAGCGACCGGGTTGGCGACGCCGCCTGATCGACGACACCGGAAGCGTTCCCAGCCTCTCGACGCTGCGCGTGCTGCGCGCCGTGGAGCAGAAAGAGAAGACCGGGCAGGGCGCCTCGATCGGTGAGGTCGCCGAGTACATGGCCGTCGAGCACTCGACCGCCAGCCGCTCGGTGGCCAACGTCGTCGCCGCGGGACTGCTGACCAAGACCCTGTCCCCTGACGACCAGCGCCGCTGCGTATTGGTCCTCACCGACGTCGGCCGCAAGGCCCTGTCGGAGGTCACCGGACGACGCAGGCAGATGGTCGCCGAGACGGTGGCCGACTGGCCGGCCGAAGACGTCGACACACTCGTCGGCCTCCTCGAGCGGTTGGTCACCGACTTCGAGCGCGGGGTGTGTTCATGA
- a CDS encoding crotonase/enoyl-CoA hydratase family protein yields the protein MSSLVSYALNGNVATVTLDDGKANALSPDMQAAINDALDQASLAAGSGEVKALVVAGNSKVFSGGFDLSVFASGDAAAALGMLTGGFELAVRCLTFPVPVIMAATGPAIAMGSFLLLSGDHRVGSPRSRCQANEVAIGMTLPIAAIEIMRMRLTRAAFQRAISMAAVFSGDAAISAGWLDEIVEPDEVLDRAQQVATEAAALHTNAHVASKLKARADAVTAIRAGIDGLAAEFGS from the coding sequence ATGAGCAGCCTGGTGAGCTACGCACTGAACGGGAACGTCGCCACGGTGACGCTGGACGACGGCAAAGCCAACGCGCTGTCGCCGGATATGCAGGCCGCGATCAACGACGCGCTCGACCAGGCGTCGCTCGCCGCGGGCAGCGGTGAGGTGAAAGCCCTTGTGGTGGCCGGGAACTCGAAGGTGTTCAGCGGGGGCTTCGACCTCAGCGTGTTCGCCTCGGGCGATGCTGCCGCCGCGCTGGGGATGCTCACCGGCGGGTTCGAACTCGCCGTGCGCTGCCTGACCTTCCCGGTGCCGGTGATCATGGCCGCCACCGGGCCCGCGATCGCGATGGGGTCTTTCCTGCTGCTCTCCGGCGATCACCGCGTCGGGTCGCCCCGGTCGCGCTGCCAGGCCAACGAGGTGGCCATCGGTATGACGCTGCCCATCGCCGCGATCGAGATCATGCGGATGCGGTTGACTCGCGCGGCATTCCAGCGGGCCATCAGCATGGCGGCCGTGTTCTCCGGTGACGCCGCCATCTCGGCAGGCTGGCTCGACGAGATCGTCGAACCCGACGAGGTCCTCGACCGCGCGCAGCAGGTGGCCACCGAGGCCGCGGCCCTGCACACCAACGCGCATGTGGCGAGTAAGCTCAAGGCCCGCGCCGACGCCGTCACCGCCATCCGCGCGGGCATCGACGGTTTGGCGGCCGAGTTCGGCTCCTAG